In the Leptospira wolffii serovar Khorat str. Khorat-H2 genome, AGGAGTTGGACTTTTGCTTTCGTCATTTCGATTCGGTTACCGAGACGCACAGATTGGAAAAATTAAAGACCATAGGCGATGCTTATATGTGCGTAGCCGGAGTTCCTACGTATCGTTCTTCTCATGCAGTGGACAGCTTACTCGCGGCAATGGAAATGACGGAAAGATTGGAGGAATTAGCTGAGTTAAAGGCGGGACCGGGTTGGACGGCCAGAATCGGAGTGCATTCGGGACCTCTGGTTGCCGGAGTCATAGGAGCTAGAAAATTCTCTTACGACGTTTGGGGGGACACTGTAAATCTTGCCAGTCGCATGGAATCGAATAGCGAACCGGGTAAAGTGAATGTGTCTCAAGCGGTCGTAAATCTCACGAAGGACTTTTTTCAGTTTAAATCCAGAGGAAGGATACCTGTTAAGAATAAGGGAAGAACCGCCATGTTCTTTCTGACCGGTCTAAGGAAAGAGTATAGAGAGAAGAATGACCCAAGCATTCCTAACGCAAGGTTTTGGGAGGATTACGGTTATCGTTTCGGAAGAAGGTAAATCTATATTCGATTTATCTTCCGTAATAATTTGTCAGGAGCTACCAGCTTATAAGCTTCTCTTATCTGCTCTTTCATTTCGGTATCCGAGAATTTTTCCAGATGTAAGCCAATCCAGCCCCTCGCTCCCACATAAGCAGGCTTAAAAAAGCGATCAGGATCGAATTCCAATAGGATTTCCTGCCGATCGAAAGTCGATTTAAGCCATAATCCAAGGCGACCATCTCCATGGTGGTTTTCCGCATAGATGGCAAAACCTTTTCCTTTTATTTGAAATTTGATCGTTCCCATCGCTTTGAACTCTTCTACTTCGGGCAATGAGAGACAGAATTTTCGAACGCTTGCAAGATGATCCTTATTCTTCGACATACCAAGATGGGGAATTGCCGGATTCGAAAAGTCAAATCTTATCGCTTAAAAGAAGGGAGAGGATCGCCCGAACCGTTTCCGCGATCTTGTTGAAATTCAAAGTCGACATAGTGTCCGACTTTTGATGATAATTTTTATTTCTTAAGAAAGCGGTATCGGTGATCATCAGGGCCTTGTATCCGAACTTCCAATAATTCAGATGGTCCGAAAAGTCCACACCTTCCAAACTTTCTGGAGCGATTAAGGTCTCGCAGGGAAGGTCCGTCTCGTTCTGAAAAACATTCTTTAGGATCTTTAGATATTTGGATTCTTTCCTTCTTCCGACTGCGGCTATGAAATTACCTCGATTCGGATAGATCCATTTCAACGGAAAGATCGGGTATTCCTGGGATCCGTCTGCTTCGGAAAAATATCCTATCGTTTCCAGACTGATCATAAGTTCTATATTTTCATTTTTATCTTTCAAAGATTTGGCATGTACATAACTACCCATCTTGTCGGTTCGAAAAAAAGGAGGTTCTTCCAAGGAATAGGCGACTAAAATGATTTCAGAAGTAAGATTCTTTTCCCGGATTTTTACGATTCTCGCAATTTCCAATAAAGCCGAGACTCCCGATGCATTATCGTCCGCACCTTCCTGATCTCCCGCCACATCGTAATGAGCTCCGATCACTATCTTTTTGGATCCTACCGGTCCGATGCGAACTTCCAGATTCTGGTATTTTGATCCGTCTACTTGGAAATACTGCCTTTTGGGAGAATATCCGAAGTTTAAAAATGTTTGATGGATAAAATCGGCCGCTTTGTTCAAAGAAGATATATTGCGATAATTTCGAAAAGGACGGATAGAGGAAATATCGGAGGCATATTCTTTAATCTTAGCCGCATCCGGGGCGATCTGAGGAGAAGAATATGAATCGAATCCGATCGTAAGGAATAAAATACAGAAAGAATAAAACGATTTTCTAATCATCGGATCCTCCTAATAACGAACATTAGAACTCACCGTTTTAATTCTCATGTCCTTAGCGGATATCAGAACGCTGATGCTTTCCGCTCCGTGAAGAATTAAAACGTCCTCGGGAACATCGTCGTGCCGAAAGAATAAAACCAACCATTCTTCTCCGTCGCTTAGATATCTGATTTCGCAAGAAAGCTTAGTCCAAGTATTCATTCTCGGGTCCTTGCGTAAGGCTACACGGCGAGCGAGTTCCGCGATTTGTATATTGGAGGGGTCCTCACCTATACAACTGTAAAATCCTTGGTCCGGCGAATCCCGAACGATTTCGGAAACGCAATACAAAGAGAAGAACAGCGGAATAAAAAGGAGTTTTAAGAATCGAATTCGAGAATGCATTCTCTTCGCCTTCGACCGAAAGAGTGGATCGAAAGCGGAGAATGTAAAGAAAATTTTACGCCGGGACTCGTTCCGACTTTTTCCAGTAGAAATAGGAGAGCGAGTTGATCAAGAGGAATACTAAAGGTCCAGCAAAGTCCTGGTCGCCCGATAAGATATGCGATAGGAACGCTCCTATAAAATTAAAGGTAAAGCCTGCGTAAGCCCATTCTTTCAACTTCGGGAATTTAGGAAAGAGCAGGGCGGCCGCACCTAGTAATTTTGCGGTTCCTAGAATATTGATTAGATAAACCGGATATCCGAGTTTTCCGAAACCTTCCAGTATCTTATCCGCCTTACTTAAGTAAAGATAAGAGCTGAAAAGCATAGGAAGAGCGACTAGAAGTGTCAGACTCCAGTATAATATTTTGTTGATTCTTTCTTTGTTCATAAGAATTCCTTATTGTATGTTTGACGACCTAGTTACTAAAATATACTAAGTTGTAAATGTAATTTTAGTTGAATTTATTACGGTAATAAATAGATTAGTAACTTACTCGGAGGTAACCAATGGCAAAAAGTTCACAGGTCAGTCCTTTGACCTTATGTACTCAGCATGACGGATCCGCAGTTAGGGAACTTCTGACTAGAATCGCCGATAAATGGAGCATCTTCCTGATCGTAACTCTTGCGAAATCTCCTCAGAAGAAGGCCAGATTCTCCGAATTGAAGAATAATATCCCCGGAATATCCCAGAGGATGCTTACGACCACTCTACGAAATTTGGAAAGGGACGGGATGCTGACTCGGCAGATCTTTGCGGAGATTCCTCCCAGAGTAGAATACGAGCTTACGCCTCTCGGACTTAGCTTACTCTTACCCATGCAATCCTTGATCAATTGGGTGTCGGAAAATTGGTCCGAAGTGAATCGAGCCCGAGACAAGTACGATAAGAAAAAATAAACTCTTTCTATCGCTCGGAATTTGAATTCCGTTTCCGAATATGCCATTATGGCATCAATAAAGGTAAACTATTATGCATTAAAATAGTTTACTTATTCGGAGTGAATTCGTCCAACTGGTACAAAGAGGAAAATATGAAAGTAGCTGCGTGGGTTTGGAATGGTTGGGAGAGGACGAAAGGCTTTCCCAAATCGACGGCTGCGGTGGCCGTTATCCTTCTTGTCCTCTTGGTTTTTGCGATATTTAAGATACAAAGAGGACAAGTTCCTACTTCGGAAATTGTAAGAGGCTCGATTGTGGACGCGGTATATGGACTCGCCACGGTAAATTCTTCTAATGTATACCATCTGCGCGTCGCGATTCCTTCCGCTCTCCGTAAGATCTATGTGGAAGAAGGTGATACTGTTCAAGTAGGAGCTCCTCTGGTGGACTTCGACAGCTTCGGGACCATGAGGTCTCCTTTAGAAGGCATTGTTACGAATATCGCTTATGAAAATCGTGAAACCGTAGTTCCCCAAACTCCCGTGGTTACCGTTATGGATCTTAGAAAAAGATACCTTGCGGTTTCTTTAGAAGAGAAGGGGGCCGTAAAAGTGAAGAAGGGACAAGCGGTTAGGATAAGATTCGAGGCTTTGGGAGACAGGACCTTCGAAGGAGTCGTAAAATCCGTATATCCCATGGACGGCCAATTCGAGGTACATATAGAGCCTAAGAATATCCCAACGGAGATTCTGCCGGGGATGACGGCGGATGTGGCGATCGAAACTTCTATCAAGGAAAATGTGACTCTAATACCCATCCGAGGTATCAAATCCGGGAAAGTAAAAATATTAAGAAACGGTAAAGTATCTACAAAAGAAATCACCATAGGCTTAAGTAACGGAGAATATGCCGAGTTGCTTTCCGGAGAAGTAGATCCAGGGGACAAGGTATTCCTTACGGAGGGAAATTGAGATGTTCTTTATCGCTCTCCGGCAAATGTCGGCCCGAAAAAAGCAAACAATCTTGACCTTATTCGGAATCGTATTGGGTGCCGCGGCCTATATAGTGATTTCGGGAATTTTGCTGGGACTTCGGGAATATCTAGTGGACCAACTCGTGAACAACGACGCCCATGTGAAGATTTCGGCCCAAGTAAAAATCATCGGAGAGAAGGATATGGATTTCATTCTATTCGATAGAAAGGAAATCCCGCTTTGGTCCGTACCTCCTTCCGGGAGAAGGGATAGCGCCCAGATCGAAAATCAGGCAGGATGGCTCAAGAAAGTTTCGAAGGACGAGGAAGTGGAGGCGAGTTCCCCGCAACTTCAAGTAAAAGTAATTTATAGAAAAGGAAAGATATCCGAAGCGGGTCGGATCCTAGGAGTCAAGCCGGAACTACAGGCGAAGGTCGCGCGAATCCGAGAGAATATGATTTCGGGGGATTTTATCGAAATCAAGGAAAGCGGAAATAAGCTGATCATAGGGGAAGGGCTTCGGCTTTTGCTCGGAGCCAGGGTAAACGATACCGTATACGTATCTACGGGGAAGACCGAACCGATTCCTTTCAAAGTGGTCGGGGCCTTTCAGATGGGAAATAAGGCGGTGGACGATTCTTCCGCATACGCCAATCTTTCGGACGTTCAGAATTTGAATCAGACCCCTAATCGTATCAGCGATATCGCGGTTCGATTGAAGGACGTTTCTCGGGCGACCCCGAAAGCTAGAGAATGGGCCAAAGAAGGGGACGTAAAAATCCAAAGCTGGGAGGACGTTAATGCGACTTTTATCTCGCTTTTTAAGATGCAGGACGCGATTCGATACGCTCTGGTAGGTACCATTCTTCTCGTAGCAGGATTCGGAATTTATAATATATTAAATATAGTGATCAGTCAAAAGAGAAGGGAGATCGCCATTCTGAGGTCCATAGGCTTCGAAGCGGGAGACATACTTAAGATTTTTCTGATTCAAGGGCTGATTTTGGGAGTCGCTGGCGGAGTTATAGGAATGATTATGGGGAACCTGATTTGTCGTAGACTCGAACATGTGTCCTTCTCGAATCCGCTCATGCAGACTAAATCCGGAATGATGACGGTTTCCTTCGAGCCGGGAATTTATCTCCAGGCTTTTCTACTCGCATTCATCGCCACTCTGATTGCGAGTATTTTTCCCGCAAGATCCGCGAGCCGTCTTTCTCCGATCGAAATCATAAGGGGGGAATAATGAGCATTCGATTGGAAAACGTTCGAAAAAGTTTCGGCAAGCCTCCCACGGACATCATTAAGGATGTCAGTCTGGAAATCAAAGCGGGAGAATTCGTATCCTTAACCGGAAAATCGGGATCGGGTAAGAGTACGCTTCTATATTTGATCAGTAGCTTGGATGATCCGACTCAAGGGAAAGTGCATATAGACGAAAAGGATCTGGCATCTCTCCCGCCAAAAGAATTGCATATGTTCCGGAATCGACATATGGGTTTCGTATTCCAATTCCATTAC is a window encoding:
- a CDS encoding ABC transporter permease, with the protein product MFFIALRQMSARKKQTILTLFGIVLGAAAYIVISGILLGLREYLVDQLVNNDAHVKISAQVKIIGEKDMDFILFDRKEIPLWSVPPSGRRDSAQIENQAGWLKKVSKDEEVEASSPQLQVKVIYRKGKISEAGRILGVKPELQAKVARIRENMISGDFIEIKESGNKLIIGEGLRLLLGARVNDTVYVSTGKTEPIPFKVVGAFQMGNKAVDDSSAYANLSDVQNLNQTPNRISDIAVRLKDVSRATPKAREWAKEGDVKIQSWEDVNATFISLFKMQDAIRYALVGTILLVAGFGIYNILNIVISQKRREIAILRSIGFEAGDILKIFLIQGLILGVAGGVIGMIMGNLICRRLEHVSFSNPLMQTKSGMMTVSFEPGIYLQAFLLAFIATLIASIFPARSASRLSPIEIIRGE
- a CDS encoding efflux RND transporter periplasmic adaptor subunit, translating into MKVAAWVWNGWERTKGFPKSTAAVAVILLVLLVFAIFKIQRGQVPTSEIVRGSIVDAVYGLATVNSSNVYHLRVAIPSALRKIYVEEGDTVQVGAPLVDFDSFGTMRSPLEGIVTNIAYENRETVVPQTPVVTVMDLRKRYLAVSLEEKGAVKVKKGQAVRIRFEALGDRTFEGVVKSVYPMDGQFEVHIEPKNIPTEILPGMTADVAIETSIKENVTLIPIRGIKSGKVKILRNGKVSTKEITIGLSNGEYAELLSGEVDPGDKVFLTEGN
- a CDS encoding DoxX family protein codes for the protein MNKERINKILYWSLTLLVALPMLFSSYLYLSKADKILEGFGKLGYPVYLINILGTAKLLGAAALLFPKFPKLKEWAYAGFTFNFIGAFLSHILSGDQDFAGPLVFLLINSLSYFYWKKSERVPA
- a CDS encoding MmcQ/YjbR family DNA-binding protein; translated protein: MSKNKDHLASVRKFCLSLPEVEEFKAMGTIKFQIKGKGFAIYAENHHGDGRLGLWLKSTFDRQEILLEFDPDRFFKPAYVGARGWIGLHLEKFSDTEMKEQIREAYKLVAPDKLLRKINRI
- a CDS encoding winged helix-turn-helix transcriptional regulator translates to MAKSSQVSPLTLCTQHDGSAVRELLTRIADKWSIFLIVTLAKSPQKKARFSELKNNIPGISQRMLTTTLRNLERDGMLTRQIFAEIPPRVEYELTPLGLSLLLPMQSLINWVSENWSEVNRARDKYDKKK
- a CDS encoding M28 family peptidase is translated as MIRKSFYSFCILFLTIGFDSYSSPQIAPDAAKIKEYASDISSIRPFRNYRNISSLNKAADFIHQTFLNFGYSPKRQYFQVDGSKYQNLEVRIGPVGSKKIVIGAHYDVAGDQEGADDNASGVSALLEIARIVKIREKNLTSEIILVAYSLEEPPFFRTDKMGSYVHAKSLKDKNENIELMISLETIGYFSEADGSQEYPIFPLKWIYPNRGNFIAAVGRRKESKYLKILKNVFQNETDLPCETLIAPESLEGVDFSDHLNYWKFGYKALMITDTAFLRNKNYHQKSDTMSTLNFNKIAETVRAILSLLLSDKI